One genomic segment of Clostridium estertheticum subsp. estertheticum includes these proteins:
- a CDS encoding PTS transporter subunit EIIB: MDYNKFASTILETVGGEKNVISVGHCATRLRFNLKDDKKADTEFLQNLKGVVGVVNKGGQYQVVIGSDVRNVYK, encoded by the coding sequence ATGGATTACAATAAATTTGCATCCACGATTTTAGAAACAGTAGGTGGAGAAAAAAATGTTATATCAGTAGGACATTGTGCTACGCGTTTACGTTTTAACTTAAAAGATGATAAAAAGGCAGATACGGAATTTCTTCAAAATCTTAAGGGTGTTGTTGGAGTTGTAAATAAAGGCGGGCAATATCAAGTTGTCATTGGTAGTGATGTTAGAAATGTTTATAAATAA
- a CDS encoding CAT RNA binding domain-containing protein → MKVDKVINNNLVRSHKDGKEVLVMGKGLGFKKVKSDLIDNSLIERIYVIECKVKRSHLDELISKIPYEYVQTTNEIITYATNSLGKINLLRRKKLWITINLHPRF, encoded by the coding sequence ATGAAAGTAGATAAAGTAATCAATAATAATTTAGTTCGATCTCATAAAGATGGAAAAGAAGTTTTAGTTATGGGCAAAGGTCTTGGTTTTAAAAAAGTCAAAAGTGATTTAATTGATAATTCTTTAATAGAAAGAATTTATGTTATTGAATGCAAAGTAAAGCGCAGTCATTTAGATGAATTAATTTCCAAAATTCCATACGAATATGTTCAAACAACCAATGAAATTATTACTTATGCTACTAACTCACTAGGAAAAATTAATTTATTGAGGAGGAAAAAATTATGGATTACAATAAATTTGCATCCACGATTTTAG